Proteins encoded in a region of the Flavobacterium sp. PMTSA4 genome:
- a CDS encoding T9SS type B sorting domain-containing protein has protein sequence MGITTTYKKIFFSFSILFFLIGIELSGFSQCPTVSNSTQSFCDSQSPTVGSLVATDNGGGIRWYANASDPPGSFLSSSTSLVSGEDYFVDDNTGACGTRQSVVVSIVSRPFALLGATTLCRASIVSDLNPFVIGNNIKWYTSATGGSPLNSTDSVVNGTYYASQTNPVTGCETTRTPIIVQVLIVPPPTGDANQVFCSSASPTIANLVATGTNVSWYASQSSGFPLDPSTPLVNGQIYFAESYIFPCPSTSRLQVTVTLNQPNNAGGSRVIGFCESIISSQPPINLFNQLTGSPQTNGVWSGSTATSNGHLGTLDVSGFNSTSSPYIFTYTVSSLPCPDAVSTVTININSEPTVTVTTAPVCQGTPATVTATVSPAGTYTYTWTVPSGATNPGNVSSFNTTVAGVYSVVVTDTTTTCPSQPAQTTVVINTPPTVTVTSAPVCQGTPATVTATVSPAGTYTYTWTVPSGATNPGNVSSFNTTVAGVYSVVVTDTTTTCPSQPAQTTVVINTPPTVTVTSAPVCQGTPATVTATVSPAGTYTYTWTVPSGATNPGNVSSFNTTVAGVYSVVVTDTTTTCPSQPAQTTVVINTPPTVTVTSAPVCQGTPATVTATVSPAGTYTYTWTVPSGATNPGNVSSFNTTVAGVYSVVVTDTTTTCPSQPAQTTVVINTPPTVTVTSAPVCQGTPATVTATVSPAGTYTYTWTVPSGATNPGNVSSFNTTVAGVYSVVVTDTTTTCPSQPAQTTVVINTPPTVTVTSAPVCQGTPATVTATVSPAGTYTYTWTVPSGATNPGNVSSFNTTVAGVYSVVVTDTTTTCPSQPAQTTVVINTPPTVTVTSAPVCQGTPATVTATVSPAGTYTYTWTVPSGATNPGNVSSFNTTVAGVYSVVVTDTTTTCPSQPAQTTVVINTPPTVTVTSAPVCQGTPATVTATVSPAGTYTYTWTVPAGATNPGNVSSFNTTVAGVYSVVVTDTTTTCPSQPAQTTVVINTPPTVTVTSAPVCQGTPATVTATVSPAGTYTYTWTVPSGATNPGNVSSFNTTVAGVYSVVVTDTTTTCPSQPAQTTVVINTPPTVTVTSAPVCQGTPATVTATVSPAGTYTYTWTVPSGATNPGNVSSFNTTVAGVYSVVVTDTTTTCPSQPAQTTVVINTPPTVTVTSAPVCQGTPATVTATVSPAGTYTYTWTVPSGATNPGNVSSFNTTVAGVYSVVVTDTTTTCPSQPAQTTVVINTPPTVTVTSAPVCQGTPATVTATVSPAGTYTYTWTVPSGATNPGNVSSFNTTVAGVYSVVVTDTTTTCPSQPAQTTVVINTPPTVTVTSAPVCQGTPATVTATVSPAGTYTYTWTVPSGATNPGNVSSFNTTVAGVYSVVVTDTTTTCPSQPAQTTVVINTPPTVTVTSAPVCQGTPATVTATVSPAGTYTYTWTVPSGATNPGNVSSFNTTVAGVYSVVVTDTTTTCPSQPAQTTVVINTPPTVTVTTAPVCQGTPATVTATVSPAGTYTYTWTVPAGATNPGNVSSFNTTVAGVYSVVVTDTTTTCPSQPAQTTVVINTPPTVTVTSAPVCQGTPATVTATVSPAGTYTYTWTVPAGATNPGNVSSFNTTVAGVYSVVVTDTTTTCPSQPAQTIVVINPIPDAGVDGAFSICSNQNSVDLFDYLNGTPQTGGTWSPTLASGTSIFNPAVDTQGVYTYTITGIAPCNDDTATVNVTVVPGPEAGNDNSLQLCLNSTGQDLFLLLGPNAQSGGTWSPALASGTGFFDPSIDAAGDYTYTLTGPNPCDNDEATITVTIDPIPDAGTDGSHLFCTNDAAQDLFNFLNGTPQSGGTWSPTLASGTGVFNPLLDVAGVYTYTVGGTNCTPASAQVTVTLVQSPIAGADGQLPACANDTSIDLTSGLDGTQGSGTFSDDNATGALTGTIFNPSLVSPGTYNFTYTVGGGTDPCLFDTAVVTVVVTPLPNAGTFAPTSSICSSAGTIDLNTLLTGQDSGGDWTDSNNVTVNSIINILTFSEGTYDYTYTVTNSCGTDTEAVQFTILPVPTIISSNISVTPICIGSDAVVNLSGMVDGTYTLDYDLSGANVLANQSVQVTVVGGNAAFTILAADIPNSGTTTITITNIQNTTTNCSNTPTNVTGTITINPLVTIDNVNVSVANACLNSDVIVQITNAVNLPDGTYQFSYTIPTGNPTTGNSGDVTITSGNGQFTIPAAVFTAVGPYTITIDSIASSTGCSNPAVSATASFNIEQPLTAGTFNGIISVCPSTGVLDLASLLDNESTGGVWTDNNSVVVTSPLTIISFAAGTYTHTYTVTNSCGTDTEQVQFTILANPTITTANVTISPACLGTNVIVNLNGMADGTYTLTYDLTGANNASAQTVTVTITSGIGNFSIPTALLPNTGITVISFTNIVNTVTNCTNNLTGVSAQINVRPLADIDSANLSAAAVCFGDNVIVAISGASNLIDGTYQFNYSIPGATPTSGNTGDVVVSGGNGQFQLSSSLFPNSGTYTITITGIISATSCVNANENASTTIVINALPSAAGANLSAQSTCVNFTSEVTISNASGLPDGSYTIIYDLTGANSATTTITINVVGGQATFTIPASELANEGDTTITVTDIMSDTTLCMSTGATFAPYTFSVAQLGVPVLVDLGNEFCDTDNPTVADLSANVVGGQTVVWYDAPTGGNAYNDSDALINGNTYYGAYVSQSGCEGPTRLAVVVDTTVCDELIIPDGFSPNNDGINDDFHIVNLDILYPNFKLEIYNRYGNLIYVGNKNTPRWDGTTTEKSLRLGSNLLPSGVYFFIIYFNDGTRKPYQGRVYLNR, from the coding sequence ATGGGAATAACAACTACTTATAAAAAAATCTTTTTTTCTTTTTCAATTTTATTTTTTCTTATAGGAATAGAACTCAGTGGTTTTTCTCAGTGTCCAACAGTTTCAAATTCTACTCAATCATTTTGTGATTCTCAATCTCCTACTGTTGGAAGCTTAGTAGCTACTGATAATGGTGGTGGTATTCGTTGGTATGCTAATGCTTCCGATCCTCCAGGAAGTTTTTTGTCATCTTCTACATCACTAGTCTCCGGCGAAGATTATTTTGTTGATGACAATACGGGAGCTTGCGGAACTAGACAAAGTGTAGTTGTTTCAATTGTTTCAAGACCATTTGCCTTATTGGGAGCAACAACGCTTTGTAGAGCTTCAATAGTTTCAGATTTAAATCCTTTCGTGATTGGTAATAATATTAAGTGGTACACATCCGCAACTGGAGGCTCACCATTAAATTCAACTGATTCTGTAGTTAACGGTACTTATTATGCTAGTCAAACGAATCCGGTAACTGGATGTGAGACTACAAGAACTCCAATAATTGTTCAGGTTTTAATTGTTCCGCCACCAACAGGTGACGCAAATCAAGTTTTTTGTTCTTCAGCTTCACCTACTATAGCTAATTTAGTTGCTACAGGAACTAACGTTTCTTGGTATGCATCACAAAGTTCTGGTTTTCCTCTTGATCCTTCAACACCTTTGGTAAATGGACAAATTTATTTTGCAGAGTCTTATATTTTCCCATGTCCAAGTACATCAAGACTTCAAGTTACAGTTACTTTAAATCAACCAAATAATGCTGGTGGTAGTCGAGTAATAGGGTTTTGTGAAAGTATAATATCATCACAACCTCCAATCAATCTTTTTAATCAATTAACTGGTAGTCCTCAAACTAACGGAGTTTGGTCTGGATCAACTGCAACATCAAACGGACATTTAGGAACTTTGGATGTTTCTGGTTTTAATTCAACTAGTTCGCCATACATTTTTACTTATACCGTTAGTTCTTTGCCTTGTCCTGATGCAGTTTCAACAGTAACTATTAATATAAACTCAGAACCAACGGTAACGGTAACCACTGCGCCCGTTTGTCAAGGCACACCAGCTACAGTAACAGCCACAGTAAGTCCAGCAGGAACCTACACCTATACATGGACCGTACCATCAGGAGCAACCAATCCAGGTAATGTTTCAAGTTTCAATACAACGGTAGCAGGCGTTTACAGTGTAGTAGTTACCGATACAACGACTACGTGTCCGAGTCAACCCGCACAAACCACAGTAGTTATCAATACCCCACCAACAGTAACTGTAACCAGTGCACCTGTTTGTCAAGGCACACCAGCTACAGTAACAGCCACAGTAAGTCCAGCAGGAACCTACACCTATACATGGACCGTACCATCAGGAGCAACCAATCCAGGTAATGTTTCAAGTTTCAATACAACGGTAGCAGGCGTTTACAGTGTAGTAGTTACCGATACAACGACTACGTGTCCGAGTCAACCCGCACAAACCACAGTAGTTATCAATACACCACCAACAGTAACTGTAACCAGTGCACCTGTTTGTCAAGGCACACCAGCTACAGTAACAGCCACAGTAAGTCCAGCAGGAACCTACACCTATACATGGACCGTACCATCAGGAGCAACCAATCCAGGTAATGTTTCAAGTTTCAATACAACGGTGGCAGGCGTTTACAGTGTAGTAGTTACCGATACAACGACTACGTGTCCGAGTCAACCCGCACAAACCACAGTAGTTATCAATACACCACCAACAGTAACTGTAACCAGTGCACCTGTTTGTCAAGGCACACCAGCTACAGTAACAGCCACAGTAAGTCCAGCAGGAACCTACACCTATACATGGACCGTACCATCAGGAGCAACCAATCCAGGTAATGTTTCAAGTTTCAATACAACGGTAGCAGGCGTTTACAGTGTAGTAGTTACCGATACAACGACTACGTGTCCGAGTCAACCCGCACAAACCACAGTAGTTATCAATACCCCACCAACAGTAACTGTAACCAGTGCACCTGTTTGTCAAGGCACACCAGCTACAGTAACAGCCACAGTAAGTCCAGCAGGAACCTACACCTATACATGGACCGTACCATCAGGAGCAACCAATCCAGGTAATGTTTCAAGTTTCAATACAACGGTAGCAGGCGTTTACAGTGTAGTAGTTACCGATACAACGACTACGTGTCCGAGTCAACCCGCACAAACCACAGTAGTTATCAATACCCCACCAACAGTAACTGTAACCAGTGCACCTGTTTGTCAAGGCACACCAGCTACAGTAACAGCCACAGTAAGTCCAGCAGGAACCTACACCTATACATGGACCGTACCATCAGGAGCAACCAATCCAGGTAATGTTTCAAGTTTCAATACGACGGTAGCAGGCGTTTACAGTGTAGTAGTTACCGATACAACGACTACGTGTCCGAGTCAACCCGCACAAACCACAGTAGTTATCAATACACCACCAACAGTAACTGTAACCAGTGCACCTGTTTGTCAAGGTACACCAGCTACAGTAACAGCCACAGTAAGTCCAGCAGGAACCTACACCTATACATGGACCGTACCATCAGGAGCAACCAATCCAGGTAATGTTTCAAGTTTCAATACAACGGTGGCAGGCGTTTACAGTGTAGTAGTTACCGATACAACGACTACGTGTCCGAGTCAACCCGCACAAACCACAGTAGTTATCAATACACCACCAACAGTAACTGTAACCAGTGCACCTGTTTGTCAAGGCACACCAGCTACAGTAACAGCCACAGTAAGTCCAGCAGGAACCTACACCTATACATGGACCGTACCAGCAGGAGCAACCAATCCAGGTAATGTTTCAAGTTTCAATACAACGGTAGCAGGCGTTTACAGTGTAGTAGTTACCGATACAACGACTACGTGTCCGAGTCAACCCGCACAAACCACAGTAGTTATCAATACACCACCAACAGTAACTGTAACCAGTGCACCTGTTTGTCAAGGCACACCAGCTACAGTAACAGCCACAGTAAGTCCAGCAGGAACCTACACCTATACATGGACCGTACCATCAGGAGCAACCAATCCAGGTAATGTTTCAAGTTTCAATACAACGGTAGCAGGCGTTTACAGTGTAGTAGTTACCGATACAACGACTACGTGTCCGAGTCAACCCGCACAAACCACAGTAGTTATCAATACCCCACCAACAGTAACTGTAACCAGTGCACCTGTTTGTCAAGGCACACCAGCTACAGTAACAGCCACAGTAAGTCCAGCAGGAACCTACACCTATACATGGACCGTACCATCAGGAGCAACCAATCCAGGTAATGTTTCAAGTTTCAATACAACGGTAGCAGGCGTTTACAGTGTAGTAGTTACCGATACAACGACTACGTGTCCGAGTCAACCCGCACAAACCACAGTAGTTATCAATACCCCACCAACAGTAACTGTAACCAGTGCACCTGTTTGTCAAGGCACACCAGCTACAGTAACAGCCACAGTAAGTCCAGCAGGAACCTACACCTATACATGGACCGTACCATCAGGAGCAACCAATCCAGGTAATGTTTCAAGTTTCAATACGACGGTAGCAGGCGTTTACAGTGTAGTAGTTACCGATACAACGACTACGTGTCCGAGTCAACCCGCACAAACCACAGTAGTTATCAATACACCACCAACAGTAACTGTAACCAGTGCACCTGTTTGTCAAGGCACACCAGCTACAGTAACAGCCACAGTAAGTCCAGCAGGAACCTACACCTATACATGGACCGTACCATCAGGAGCAACCAATCCAGGTAATGTTTCAAGTTTCAATACGACGGTAGCAGGCGTTTACAGTGTAGTAGTTACCGATACAACGACTACGTGTCCGAGTCAACCCGCACAAACCACAGTAGTTATCAATACCCCACCAACAGTAACTGTAACCAGTGCACCTGTTTGTCAAGGCACACCAGCTACAGTAACAGCCACAGTAAGTCCAGCAGGAACCTACACCTATACATGGACCGTACCATCAGGAGCAACCAATCCAGGTAATGTTTCAAGTTTCAATACAACGGTAGCAGGCGTTTACAGTGTAGTAGTTACCGATACAACGACTACGTGTCCGAGTCAACCCGCACAAACCACAGTAGTTATCAATACACCACCAACAGTAACTGTAACCAGTGCACCTGTTTGTCAAGGTACACCAGCTACAGTAACAGCCACAGTAAGTCCAGCAGGAACCTACACCTATACATGGACCGTACCATCAGGAGCAACCAATCCAGGTAATGTTTCAAGTTTCAATACAACGGTAGCAGGCGTTTACAGTGTAGTAGTTACCGATACAACGACTACGTGTCCGAGTCAACCCGCACAAACCACAGTAGTTATCAATACACCACCAACAGTAACCGTAACCACTGCACCCGTTTGTCAAGGCACACCAGCAACAGTAACAGCCACAGTAAGTCCAGCAGGAACCTACACCTATACATGGACCGTACCAGCAGGAGCAACCAATCCAGGTAATGTTTCAAGTTTCAATACAACGGTAGCAGGCGTTTACAGTGTGGTAGTTACCGATACAACGACTACGTGTCCGAGTCAACCCGCACAAACCACAGTAGTTATCAATACCCCACCAACCGTAACCGTAACTAGTGCACCTGTTTGTCAAGGCACACCAGCTACAGTAACAGCCACAGTAAGTCCAGCGGGAACCTACACCTATACATGGACCGTACCAGCAGGAGCAACCAATCCGGGTAATGTTTCAAGTTTCAATACGACGGTAGCAGGCGTTTACAGTGTAGTAGTTACCGATACAACGACTACGTGTCCGAGTCAACCTGCACAAACCATAGTAGTTATCAATCCAATTCCTGATGCAGGAGTTGATGGTGCATTTTCAATTTGTTCAAATCAAAATTCAGTTGACTTATTTGATTATTTAAATGGTACTCCTCAAACTGGAGGAACTTGGTCTCCAACTTTAGCGAGTGGAACAAGTATATTTAATCCTGCGGTAGATACACAAGGTGTGTATACTTATACTATTACAGGTATTGCTCCATGTAATGATGATACAGCAACAGTTAATGTGACGGTTGTTCCAGGACCAGAAGCAGGTAATGATAATTCGTTGCAATTATGTTTGAATAGTACGGGTCAAGATTTATTTTTATTGTTAGGTCCAAATGCTCAATCAGGAGGAACTTGGTCACCAGCATTAGCAAGTGGAACAGGATTTTTTGACCCAAGTATAGATGCAGCAGGTGATTATACCTATACATTAACGGGACCTAATCCTTGTGATAATGACGAAGCAACAATTACAGTTACTATAGATCCAATACCTGATGCTGGTACAGATGGTTCACATTTGTTTTGTACTAATGATGCTGCTCAAGATTTGTTTAACTTTTTGAATGGAACACCACAATCTGGAGGAACTTGGTCGCCAACTTTAGCTAGTGGAACAGGTGTTTTCAATCCGTTGTTAGATGTTGCAGGTGTTTATACCTATACAGTTGGTGGAACTAATTGTACTCCAGCTTCAGCACAAGTAACGGTTACATTAGTTCAATCTCCTATAGCAGGTGCTGATGGTCAGCTTCCAGCTTGTGCTAACGACACTAGTATTGATTTAACAAGTGGTTTAGATGGAACACAAGGTTCAGGAACTTTTTCAGACGATAATGCTACTGGTGCATTAACGGGAACAATATTTAATCCTTCATTAGTATCTCCAGGAACTTATAATTTTACTTATACAGTTGGTGGTGGAACAGATCCTTGTTTATTTGATACAGCTGTAGTTACAGTTGTTGTAACTCCATTACCAAATGCAGGAACTTTTGCTCCAACAAGTTCTATCTGTTCTTCTGCTGGAACAATAGATTTGAATACTTTATTGACTGGTCAAGATTCAGGTGGTGATTGGACTGATTCAAATAATGTAACGGTTAATTCGATTATTAATATCTTAACTTTCTCTGAAGGTACTTATGATTACACCTATACTGTGACGAACAGTTGTGGCACTGATACCGAAGCAGTTCAGTTTACTATTTTACCTGTGCCAACTATTATAAGTTCTAATATCTCGGTTACTCCAATTTGTATTGGTTCAGATGCGGTTGTTAATTTATCTGGAATGGTAGATGGAACATATACTTTGGACTATGATTTATCAGGAGCTAATGTTTTAGCAAACCAATCGGTTCAGGTTACAGTAGTTGGTGGTAATGCTGCTTTTACCATTTTAGCGGCTGATATTCCAAACAGTGGAACTACAACAATTACTATAACTAACATTCAAAATACTACGACAAATTGTTCTAATACACCTACTAATGTTACTGGAACTATTACAATAAATCCTTTAGTAACCATTGACAATGTTAATGTTTCAGTGGCAAATGCTTGTTTAAATTCAGATGTGATAGTTCAAATTACCAACGCTGTCAATTTACCAGACGGAACATATCAATTCAGTTATACCATTCCAACAGGAAACCCAACTACTGGAAATTCTGGAGATGTTACTATTACATCAGGTAATGGACAATTTACGATACCTGCAGCTGTCTTTACTGCTGTTGGACCTTATACTATAACAATCGATTCAATTGCAAGTTCAACAGGATGCTCAAATCCTGCGGTTAGTGCTACTGCATCATTTAATATTGAGCAACCATTGACTGCTGGAACTTTCAACGGAATAATTTCAGTATGTCCTTCAACGGGAGTTTTAGATTTAGCATCACTTTTAGACAATGAAAGTACTGGCGGAGTTTGGACAGATAACAATAGTGTCGTTGTAACTTCACCATTAACGATTATCAGTTTCGCTGCCGGAACTTACACTCATACCTACACAGTTACTAATTCTTGTGGAACGGATACTGAACAAGTTCAGTTTACCATTTTAGCAAATCCAACTATTACAACTGCAAATGTTACTATTTCTCCAGCATGTTTGGGAACTAATGTAATTGTGAATTTGAACGGAATGGCTGATGGAACGTACACTTTAACCTATGATTTAACAGGAGCAAACAATGCTTCGGCTCAAACAGTAACAGTCACAATAACATCTGGAATAGGGAACTTTTCAATTCCAACAGCTTTATTGCCAAATACTGGTATAACTGTAATATCATTTACCAATATTGTTAATACAGTTACTAATTGTACAAATAATTTAACGGGAGTTTCTGCCCAAATAAACGTTAGACCATTAGCCGATATTGATAGTGCTAACCTTAGTGCTGCAGCAGTTTGTTTTGGGGATAATGTTATAGTAGCAATATCTGGAGCTTCTAATTTAATAGATGGAACCTATCAATTTAATTACTCTATTCCAGGAGCAACTCCTACATCAGGAAATACTGGAGATGTGGTTGTGTCAGGAGGAAATGGACAATTCCAATTATCATCGTCACTATTCCCTAATTCAGGAACTTATACCATAACCATCACTGGAATCATTTCTGCAACAAGTTGTGTTAATGCCAATGAAAATGCTTCAACAACAATTGTTATCAATGCATTGCCAAGTGCTGCAGGAGCAAATTTATCAGCACAATCAACTTGTGTAAACTTTACTAGTGAGGTAACCATAAGCAATGCATCTGGTTTACCTGATGGTTCATATACTATTATATACGATTTAACTGGAGCCAATTCAGCTACTACAACAATTACGATTAATGTTGTTGGAGGTCAAGCTACATTTACAATACCAGCATCAGAATTAGCCAATGAAGGTGATACCACCATTACGGTAACCGATATCATGTCGGATACAACATTGTGTATGTCAACTGGAGCAACTTTTGCACCTTATACATTCTCAGTTGCGCAACTTGGAGTACCAGTGCTGGTTGATTTAGGAAATGAATTCTGTGATACTGATAATCCAACTGTTGCCGACCTTTCCGCTAATGTGGTTGGAGGTCAAACAGTGGTTTGGTATGATGCTCCAACAGGAGGAAATGCTTATAATGATTCAGATGCTTTGATAAACGGAAATACTTATTATGGTGCTTATGTTTCTCAAAGTGGTTGTGAAGGACCAACAAGATTGGCAGTTGTAGTAGATACAACGGTATGTGATGAATTGATAATTCCTGATGGATTCTCACCAAATAATGATGGAATTAACGATGATTTCCACATTGTAAATCTGGATATTTTATACCCTAATTTCAAATTGGAAATTTACAATCGATATGGAAATTTAATATATGTTGGAAATAAAAACACACCACGTTGGGATGGAACAACTACCGAAAAAAGTTTACGATTAGGAAGCAATTTGTTGCCTTCTGGTGTTTATTTCTTCATCATCTACTTTAACGATGGAACACGAAAACCATATCAAGGTAGAGTTTATTTAAATAGATAA
- a CDS encoding PorP/SprF family type IX secretion system membrane protein, with product MKHRLIKYLLVLIVVLFSMQSSAQQDPMFTHYMYNMSVINPAYATDNADVLNVGGLYRSQWVGIKGAPTSATFFAHKPISKRVELGISVVNDQIGDVVNENNVYVDFAYVLPLSDEMRLSFGAKAGATFFDTNFNGFVYSDPIPDPTFQNNISKVFPNVGAGMYLFGKNYYLGLSTPNLLMTKHLERQDGITTTGVEALHYFMTGGYVFTFNGNDNFKLKPAFMARAVSGAPLSLDLTTNVLINNQFELGVGYRNGDSVSGLASFYITPTLRIGYSYDYTLTNLRNFNSGSHEVFLLFDLDFGKLSNKGYDKSPRFF from the coding sequence ATGAAACATAGACTTATTAAATACTTACTGGTTCTGATAGTGGTTCTTTTTTCAATGCAATCTAGTGCACAACAAGATCCAATGTTTACTCATTATATGTACAATATGAGTGTTATCAATCCTGCTTATGCAACAGATAATGCTGACGTGTTAAATGTTGGTGGTTTATACCGTTCGCAATGGGTTGGTATAAAAGGTGCGCCAACTTCGGCAACATTTTTTGCACACAAACCAATATCAAAACGAGTAGAACTTGGAATTTCTGTTGTAAACGACCAAATAGGTGATGTCGTTAATGAAAACAACGTTTATGTAGATTTTGCTTATGTGCTTCCGCTTTCAGATGAAATGAGATTATCATTTGGAGCCAAAGCAGGTGCTACTTTCTTTGATACAAACTTTAACGGATTTGTATATTCTGATCCGATTCCTGATCCAACATTCCAAAACAATATCAGTAAAGTTTTTCCAAATGTTGGTGCCGGAATGTATTTGTTTGGAAAGAACTATTATTTAGGACTTTCTACTCCTAATTTATTAATGACAAAACATCTGGAGCGTCAGGATGGAATTACCACTACTGGTGTTGAAGCGTTACATTATTTTATGACTGGAGGTTATGTGTTTACTTTTAACGGAAATGACAATTTCAAATTAAAACCTGCCTTTATGGCCAGAGCAGTTTCTGGCGCACCACTTTCTTTAGACTTAACAACCAATGTTTTGATAAACAATCAATTTGAGTTAGGTGTCGGTTATAGAAATGGCGATTCGGTTTCGGGCTTGGCAAGTTTTTATATTACACCAACATTAAGAATAGGATATTCTTATGACTATACGTTAACGAATTTGAGAAATTTCAATTCAGGTTCGCACGAAGTGTTTTTATTATTTGATTTAGATTTTGGCAAATTATCTAACAAAGGATACGATAAATCACCAAGATTCTTTTAA